CTGACTTTGACTGTCTGAACAGCCAAATAATCTATATGCTTACAAATATAGATAACGAGAAAACCAATAGCGCTCAAAAAATGTATTTGACAAGAAAAGATAAGCCGTTATATTGGCCCTGAATAGGTTGGTAAGATGATAATTAGAGACATTAAAACCCCGGTCACTGAAGTATTTATCTGCTTATCATAGATAACATGTAAACGTAAATGGAGCATAAACAATATCATATTGTTTATGTCTGCATATGTCAGGCGCAATCCTGATTGTTAATTTATAACACGTATGACCTTTCTACAGGAGCATAAATAACATGTTGTTCAAAAAAATCGTCTTACCGGTAGTATTAGGAATAATGTCATCATCAGCTTTTGCGGGCAGTATCGTTGAAGGAAAAACGCTTAATGTTGCAGTATCACCGGCCTCGCCTCCCATGTTATTTAAAAACGCTGATGGAAAATTACAGGGAATGGATCTGGAACTTCTCTCATCTTACTGTCAGTCACGGCATTGTAAACTAAATATCACCGAATATGCCTGGGACGGGATGCTTGGCGCGGTGGCCAGTGGTCAGGCAGATATCGCGTTCTCGGGCATTTCAATCACAGACAAACGTAAGAAGGTTATTGATTTCTCAGATCCTTATTACCTTAACTCTTTTTATTTAGTCAGTATGGCCAATAATAAAATAACCATAAAAAATTTAAGTGAATTAAATCAGTATTCTATTGGGTATCCCCGGGGGATGGCTTACTCTGACCTTATCAAAAACGATCTGGAGCCCAAGGGTTACTACTCGTTAAACAAAGTAAAACTGTATCCAACGTACAATGAAACCATAACCGATCTAAAAAACGGCAATCTTGATTTGGCATTCATAGAGGAACCTGTTTACTTTAGTTTCAAAAACAAACAAAACATGCCGATAGAAAGCCGTTATGTTTTCAAAGGAGTTGATCAACTTGGCGTCGCCTTTAAGAAAGGTTCTCCAGTGCGTGACGATTTTAATTTATGGCTTAAAGAACAGGGACCACAGAAAATATCCAGCATCGTTGATAAATGGATGAAATAGTAATTTATGTCATCACATAATATGCTGACAATATTTTATTTCTTACTGGAAGGAGTGAGTAACACTCTGCTTGTAACATTTACCTGTTTTCTCTCAGCTTTTTTTGTCGGGCTTGCAGTCGCCGTATTACGGCGGCTATGCCCTCGCCCACTGCAGCGAATGCTCGATATCCTGGTTTTTACACTTCGTGGAATTCCGGTATTAATTGCTGTTTTTCTTGTTTATTTTGGATTGCCATCGATTAGTATAAATGTTTCCCCGCTGATGGCCATGAATATCAGTATTGGCTTAATCAGCGGAAGCTATCTTGCAGAAGTGTTCAGGGGAGCACTGACCCTGGTTGAACCCGTTGAAATAACGGCAGCGAAAATTGCTGGCATGAGTCGATTACAAATTATCCTAAACATTGAACTACCACAGATGTTGCGTTTTTCTGTACCTGCCATTATCAATGAATTTTCTTCTGTATTAAAAGCAACGCCCTTTGCTTATACAGTTGGTATCGCCGAGATAACGAAGCAGGCCATGTCTCTGACCGCCTTCACAATGAACGGGTTGCAGATCTACGCCCTTTCCGGAGTCTTATATTTTACTATTTATAAAATATTTATTCTTCTGGCTGGATTCTTTGAAAAAAAGTATCGCATTGATTGAAGTATAAAATAAAAGGTAACTCATATGTTTTTAATCGAGTTAAAAGAAATAAGCAAAGAATATTCAAGCAAACGAATCCTTGATGCAGTCAACCTGAAGATTCAACGCGGGGAAATAAAAGTTGTCATGGGGCCATCTGGATGCGGAAAAACCACGCTTTTACGTTGTCTGGTCCGACTGGAACAACCTGATGATGGGACTATTTATTTTCATGGCAGGAATATTTATGATAAAGGATTTAATATTCTCGAGTTCAGGAAAAAGGTCGGTTGCGTATTTCAGAATTACGCTTTGTATCGTCATCTTACTGTCATGGATAATATTACTCTTGCGCTGTGTAAAGTGTTTAAGATGCCCCGAGAGGAGGCCCGGGATAAGGCCTTACATGAACTACAAAAACTTGACATGGTGTCACATAGCGAGAAATATCCTTCCCAACTTTCAGGTGGACAGCAACAGCGCGTTGCCCTGGTCCGTACAATGGTTACCGATCCCGAACTCATTATTTTTGATGAACCAACGTCTGCGCTTGACCCACTCATGACCCGCGAAGTCGGGATGTTGATCAAACAGCTTCACAGCAATGGCGTAACCATATTATGTGTTACTCATGACGTTCGTCTCGCCAGACAGCTAAGCAATGACGTAACATTTCTTAACCGTGGCAGGATTCAGGCAGAAGGTGCTTTTACAGATATTACTTCACAGGAAGCAGATCCGGAAATTCACTTTTTTTTTAGTGAGGCAAAACAATGATCGCTGGCTGGCTCCTTTTCTTTAATGACCTGGCTGAACAGCTTCCACTGGTCCTGGATGGCATAAAGGAAACCTGTAAGCTTGCGCTTATCGTTTCTGTTACCGGTTTTTTATGGGGAATTGTCATTTTTTTCCTGAGACTTAGTCATCGGGCAGTAGTAAAAACGATAGCCAAAATGTACATGGATTTCTTTATCGGCACACCACTTATTCTCATTTTATTTGTTATTTATTATGGCCTACCACCAATCGGTATTAATCTATCCCCTTTTACTGTTGCGGTGACAGGATTTACATTAAACGTGGGGGCTTATAATGCCGCATACATGACCACCGCCTATAATGCATTGAGTAAATATGAAACTGAAGCGGCAATCGTTCAGGGATTTAACAAACAGCAGGTGTTTTTTTTGATAATACTACCTCAGGTATTCCTGTCCTCTATTCCAGCCTTAACCAATCAGGTAATTAATAACCTTAAAGACAGCTCCATCGTTTTCCTAATCCAATACACGGAATTTTTTGCACGTATTCAGGAAGTTGCAGCAACAAACTTTAAATTTTTTCATGCCTATTTTTTTGCCGCCATTGTGTATCTTACGGGCGTTACGTTTATTGTCATTTTGAGCAGACTTCTGGAGCGTAAGTTGCTACGCCTCTACGATAAGGATTATTGAATTGAGCTTAATTCATTACTGAGTGCGATCAATATCACACCTATTGTTGATTGGTGTTTTAAGTTATATTATTGCGTTATATATATTCACTATCATGAGCTTCGCTATTATATGTATGTTTATTAACTGTCATAATATAATGGCCGCTTAATATATGCGATGAATTTCAACTACCGAATCATATTACTCACCCCCCTGATTAATGCTTGCCTAACGATTATTTCATTGTTTTAATCCCACCGCGAAACTATTTAGTGAGAGAACAATGAAGCATACACAACAATCAGGCGCAAAAGTCTATAACCCATTTACGCTTAGCTTATATGACTGGTGGGTACTCAATATTTCCAACAAATATGCCTGGAAGTGCCCTACTGATACGCGGCTCCTTCCTTTTTTCCTGCATCATATGGGCGAGACTCATCTGGATATTGGTGTAGGCACAGGATATTACCTGAAACATGCACCTGAGAACCATGCCATTTCACTGATGGATTTGAATCCGGATAGCCTGAAAATAGCCGCCGGCCGTGTGGGTGATGAAAAAATCCGCGACACACTACAACATGATGTTTTCGAAACGTTTCCCGCGGACTGGCAGGGACGGTTCGATTCCGTCTCAATGTACTATCTCCTGCATTGCTTACCTGGTGATATGGCAACGAAAGCGAAAGCAATTAAAAATGCCGGTATGGCGCTTAAACCTGGCGGCACGCTTTTTGGCGCCACTATTCTGGGCAAAGCGGTTTCTCATAACGCCTTTGGCAAGAAATTGATGGCGGTATACAACAAGAAAGGGATATTCAGCAATACCGATGATTCAGCTGATACGTTACACAGCGTATTAGATGAGCACTTCGCTAAAGTGACTCTGGAGCAACACGGAACCGTTGCGCTATTTTCCGCAACCGCACCTCGCCTGGCGTAGGTTTTGTTCGCTTCCACATCATCGGTGCAACACAGTTTTTATATTTAACGCATTGATTAAAATAAAATAGCAAGATATAAATTGCTTGTTTTATTTGTCATACAAATAAGTATAATACTTGCTTCCGATGTAGACCCGCTCTTCTTCGCCTGCGTCACGGGTCTCAATTAGACGCAGGCGTTTTCTGAACAGCACACGTTGTAAGCTATGATATCTGCTTTGGATTTCTGACGATAACAGGGAAACGTATCGCCCCGCCTGACGCGGGGCTGAGGGAAATGTCAGGAACGCTTACGCGGCATCATGCGTAACAGCGTATTGTCTTTCCAGAAATAATGATGCATCAGCGCAGCGAGGGCATGAAGTCCAATCACAAAATAGCCCAGATTCGCCAAAGTAACGTGCCAGGACTTTAGCATATCCACACGTTCAAAGTTAGCTTCAACGGCATACGGCATTACGATACCAAATGCGACCCAGGGATTGCCTCGGTTATACATCATGATCAGGCCAATAACAGGCAGCGCTATAAACAACAGGTAAATAACCAGGTGTCCCAAATGCGCCATTCCTGTCATCATGGGTTTTGGGCGGGGAGCAATCGGCGGCGTTGGATATTTCAGCCGGAGACACAAACGCGCCACCATTAAAATCAAAATCGTAATACCACATGAAACGTGCGTGATATTAAACCAGGGTCGATAACTGCGCGGCACGAACCCACGTAATTCCATCGCAGCGTAAGCCACAATAACCAGAAAAAAGACTAACCAGTGAATACCAATTTGCAGGCTGGAATACTTATTGCCCATAATACGTCCTGAATAGAAAGTATAAAGCGACAACATAACCAGCTTTTATAAATAATTCATCAATTTTGTGAGATGTTTTCGCCCTTGTCCGTGTGCATACGCTAACGGACGATCTTTAGCGCAACACTCGCTGACCAGCTATACCGCACAACGTCGTATCCGATTGCAATATATGCCATGCTGTTTCGACATCTTGTGGAATATCGACGTGAATAATAAAATTTTTACCGCGCGGCCCGTATCCTGTTTCATCGTCACGCAAACGTGGCAGCTCACCGGCAATCAGGGAAAGGTAACGCTCTACCGTCCAGACCCCCTCTTCAGCATTAACAAAATCTGTACCGTCGTTAAGATGACAGAGTTCCGGAATAAACCCGGGAAAACTCAGCCAGCGCGGCGCATCAATATCGTCGCCCGTCACGCGACGAAACGTCGCCATCGTGCGCCGCTGCATAGTGGGATCTTGCACAACGATAGCGGTGTTAATACTTTCTTTTGCCTGACGGAGTAATGCACAAGAAAAACGGGCATTTTCACCACAATTGGTAGACTGATCTTCCACCCAAATTTTCTCTGCCGGAATATGCCAGAACTGATTCGCAATATCAGCGAGGATTGCAGCTTCGGTACGTCCGGTGGTACGAATAATATTGTAGCGGGGATGCCGGGCGATCGCGGCGTACAAAAATGGCGTTGAATGGCCAATGCCGCCGCTAATCAGTAAAGGAACGCCCTGCGCTTTGGCGATACGACAGGCTGCATCGATAGTGGGGATCACTGCGTTGCCCGCCAGGATGACACAATCCGACGAATAAGGTTGTTCGCCGGAAAAATCATTTTGCGCCAACCACTGCCCAACGGTATTCACCGCAAATAATGTTCTTCCGGAGAGTACTGGAAATTGCCTCATTTGCATTGTTCCTCCTTTTTGCTCTCAATAGGCTACCGGACGCATACAGAATGAGTACCGGATCTCTCCGAAAGACGGCGTTATGCCGTAATCTGATCCATCGCCTGTAAAATACGCTTATCAGAAACAGGATACGGTGTACCAAGCTGTTGGGCAAAATAACTGACGCGAAGCTCTTCGATCATCCAGCGAATTGCTTTCACATCATCATCTTCTCGACGTGCCGGGGGCAGTTTGTTTATCCACTGCTGCCACGCTTGCTGAACGCTTTCAACTTTCAGCATCTGCGCCCGGTCACGGTGCGGATCGATCGCCATTTTTTCCAGCCGCTTTTCAATTGCCTGCAGATAACGCAGCGTATCGCCGAGGCGTTTAAAGCCATTGCCCGTCACAAAACCACGATACACCAGCCCGCTCATCTGCGCCTTGATATCGGACAGCCCCAACGCCATGCTCATATCCACTCGCCCTTTCAGACGTTTGTTGATATTGAATACGGTTGTCAGGATCTGTTCAACCTGCTTCGCGATATCCACTACAGTATCGTTCAGCCCGGCGCGCACCTTTTCGTGCAACGTGGCAAATCCCGCTTCTGTCCACACCGGTCCGCCATTGGCGTCGATCAGTTTGTCTACGCCGCAGGAAATACAGTCGTCGATCAGTTCCAGCACCTTGCCGTATGGGTTAAAGTACAGCCCCAGCTTGGCTTTGTTCGGCAACTTCTCATGCAGGTACTTAATCGGTGAGGGAATATTCAGTAATAGCAGACGGCGTAAACCGCACCACATCGCCTGCTGTTGTTCCAGCGGGTTATCAAACAGTTTAATCGCGACGCTGTCACGCTCATCTACTAACGCTGGCCACGCTTTCACTTTGTAATTACCGCGTTTCTGTTCGTAGCTTTCCGGCAACACACCGAAGCTCCAGATATGCAGCCCACTCTGCTCAATACCGTCATCCGCCACCGCAGAGAGCGTCTCCTGCACTTTACCTTTCAGCGCATTTTTAAGTTCAGCGAGCGAACGCCCCTCCTGCAGTTTCTTGTTTTTATCATTTACGACACGAAAGGTGATTTTCAGGTGATCGGGCACCTGATCCCACTGCCAGTCTTCCCGGTCAACCGTGACGCCAGTCATACGGCGTAACTCACGCTCCAGCGCGTCCAGTAATGGCAACTCCAGCGGCGTTACGCGACCTAAAAATGCTTCAGCATAGTTTGGCGCAGGCACGAAATTGCGGCGTACCGGTTTTGGCAGCGATTTAATCAACGCGATAATTAATTCGCGACGCAGTCCCGGGATCTGCCATTCAAAACCGCTCTCGTCTACCTGGTTAAGGAGCGGCAACGGAATATGGACGGTGACGCCGTCAGCATCCGCGCCCGGTTCAAACTGATAGCTCAAACGCAGTTTAAGATTGCCCTGATGCCAGAAGTTCGGGTAATCCAGTTTGCTGATTTTTTCCGCACCTTCTTTAATCAACATACTTTTTTCAAAGTTGAGTAAATCCGGCGTCTCGCGGCTAACTTTTTTCCACCAATTGTCAAAATGACGGGCAGAAATCACATCATGACTAATACGCTGGTCATAAAACTCAAACAGAGTATCGTCATCCACCAGAATATCGCGGCGACGTGATTTATGCTCAAGCTCTTCAACTTCCGCTCGCAATTTCAGATTCTCACGAAAGAAAGCGTGGCGGGTTTGCCAGTCCCCCTCCACCAGCGCATGGCGGATAAACAGCTCGCGACACAACGCAGGATCAATCTGGCTGTAATTTACCTTACGCGCAGCGACAATCGGCAGGCCGTAAACAGTCACTTTTTCCGTCGCCATCACTGCGCCTTGCGCCCGTTCCCAGTGCGGTTCGCTATATGACCGCTTAATCAGGTGCTGGGCTACTGGCTCTACCCATTCTGGCTCAATGCGGGCAGCGGTGCGTCCCCACAGACGGCTGGTCTCCACCAGTTCTGCGACCATCGTCCATTTCGGCGGTTTTTTAAATAAGCCGGACCCGGGAAAGATGGAGAACCGGGCATTACGCGCGCCGGTATACTCCTGCTTATCGGCATCTTTCATTCCGATATGCGACAACAGTCCCGTTAATAACGCAACATGAATTTCCCGGTACTCTGCCGGTTCGCTGTTTACCGGAATACCCAGTTCTTTTACCACCTGACGCAATTGAGTATAGATATCTTGCCACTCACGCACACGCAGATAGTTCAGGTAATCGGTGCGACACAAGCGACGGAATTGATTTGACGACAGGGCCTTTTGTTGCTCACCGAGGTAATTCCACAGGTTCACAAACGCCAGGAAATCAGATTCTTTATCGTGGAAACGTCGGTGCTTTTCGTCCGAAGCCTGCTGTTTATCCATCGGCCGCTCGCGCGGGTCCTGAATAGAGAGCGCGGAAGTAATGATCATCGCTTCACGCACACAACCGTGTTTTTGCGCTTCCAGCACCATGCGCGCCAGTCGTGGATCGACCGGCAACTGGGATAATTGTCGGCCCAGCGGCGTTAGTTTATACGTCGTCTGCTGCTCGCTGGTGGTAATTGCCCCCAGCTCCTCTAACAGACGTACACCATCCTGGATATTTCGCTTATCCGGTGCTTCGACAAACGGGAACGCAGCAATATCGCCCAGTCCCAGCGCGGTCATTTGCAAAATGACCGACGCCAGGTTAGTACGCAGAATTTCCGGATCGGTAAACGCCGGACGCGACAGGAAGTCGTTCTCCGAATACAGCCGAATACAGATCCCTTCCGACACGCGTCCACAACGCCCTTTACGTTGATTAGCGGAAGCCTGCGAGATCGGTTCAATCGGCAGGCGCTGGACTTTAGTACGGTAACTGTAACGGCTAATACGCGCCGTGCCTGGATCGATAACATACTTGATGCCCGGCACTGTCAGCGAGGTTTCCGCCACGTTAGTCGCCAGCACAATACGGCGTCCGCTATGCGACTGGAAAACGCGGTTCTGCTCGCTGTTTGACAAACGTGCATAGAGCGGTAACACCTCGGTATGCCGCAAATTCAGCTTACTCAATGCGTCGGCGGTATCACGGATTTCCCGTTCCCCGCTCATAAAAATCAGGATGTCTCCGGCGCTTTCATGCCCTAGCTCCTCAACGGCGTCAAAAATCGCCTGCAGCTGATCGCGTTCGGTGTCGTCGGCTTCTTCAACAATAGGTCGATAACGGACTTCAACAGGATACGTGCGGCCAGAGACTTCGATAATCGGCGCGTTATTAAAGTGGCGCGAGAAACGTTCCGGGTCAATGGTCGCAGAGGTAATAATCACTTTCAGATCAGGGCGACGCGGCAGGAGCTCTTTCAGGTAGCCGAGCAAAAAGTCAATATTCAGACTGCGTTCGTGCGCTTCATCAATGATAATGGTGTCATACTGCATCAGCAGCCTGTCCTGCTGGATTTCCGCCAGCAGGATACCGTCCGTCATCAGTTTGACCATAGTGTTACTACTCACATGATCGCTGAAACGAACTTTATAGCCGATGCAGCCGCCCGGCTCTGTTTGTAGCTCTTCGGCAATACGGTTAGCGACGGTGCGCGCCGCCAGGCGACGCGGCTGAGTATGGCCAATAAGTCCTTTAATTCCGCGCCCCAGTTCCATGCAAATCTTAGGTAACTGAGTCGTTTTACCGGAGCCGGTTTCCCCTGCCACAATCACCACCTGGTGATC
The Salmonella bongori NCTC 12419 DNA segment above includes these coding regions:
- a CDS encoding transporter substrate-binding domain-containing protein, whose product is MLFKKIVLPVVLGIMSSSAFAGSIVEGKTLNVAVSPASPPMLFKNADGKLQGMDLELLSSYCQSRHCKLNITEYAWDGMLGAVASGQADIAFSGISITDKRKKVIDFSDPYYLNSFYLVSMANNKITIKNLSELNQYSIGYPRGMAYSDLIKNDLEPKGYYSLNKVKLYPTYNETITDLKNGNLDLAFIEEPVYFSFKNKQNMPIESRYVFKGVDQLGVAFKKGSPVRDDFNLWLKEQGPQKISSIVDKWMK
- a CDS encoding amino acid ABC transporter permease, with amino-acid sequence MSSHNMLTIFYFLLEGVSNTLLVTFTCFLSAFFVGLAVAVLRRLCPRPLQRMLDILVFTLRGIPVLIAVFLVYFGLPSISINVSPLMAMNISIGLISGSYLAEVFRGALTLVEPVEITAAKIAGMSRLQIILNIELPQMLRFSVPAIINEFSSVLKATPFAYTVGIAEITKQAMSLTAFTMNGLQIYALSGVLYFTIYKIFILLAGFFEKKYRID
- a CDS encoding amino acid ABC transporter ATP-binding protein, which codes for MFLIELKEISKEYSSKRILDAVNLKIQRGEIKVVMGPSGCGKTTLLRCLVRLEQPDDGTIYFHGRNIYDKGFNILEFRKKVGCVFQNYALYRHLTVMDNITLALCKVFKMPREEARDKALHELQKLDMVSHSEKYPSQLSGGQQQRVALVRTMVTDPELIIFDEPTSALDPLMTREVGMLIKQLHSNGVTILCVTHDVRLARQLSNDVTFLNRGRIQAEGAFTDITSQEADPEIHFFFSEAKQ
- a CDS encoding amino acid ABC transporter permease; protein product: MIAGWLLFFNDLAEQLPLVLDGIKETCKLALIVSVTGFLWGIVIFFLRLSHRAVVKTIAKMYMDFFIGTPLILILFVIYYGLPPIGINLSPFTVAVTGFTLNVGAYNAAYMTTAYNALSKYETEAAIVQGFNKQQVFFLIILPQVFLSSIPALTNQVINNLKDSSIVFLIQYTEFFARIQEVAATNFKFFHAYFFAAIVYLTGVTFIVILSRLLERKLLRLYDKDY
- a CDS encoding class I SAM-dependent methyltransferase, which translates into the protein MKHTQQSGAKVYNPFTLSLYDWWVLNISNKYAWKCPTDTRLLPFFLHHMGETHLDIGVGTGYYLKHAPENHAISLMDLNPDSLKIAAGRVGDEKIRDTLQHDVFETFPADWQGRFDSVSMYYLLHCLPGDMATKAKAIKNAGMALKPGGTLFGATILGKAVSHNAFGKKLMAVYNKKGIFSNTDDSADTLHSVLDEHFAKVTLEQHGTVALFSATAPRLA
- the cybB gene encoding cytochrome b561 produces the protein MGNKYSSLQIGIHWLVFFLVIVAYAAMELRGFVPRSYRPWFNITHVSCGITILILMVARLCLRLKYPTPPIAPRPKPMMTGMAHLGHLVIYLLFIALPVIGLIMMYNRGNPWVAFGIVMPYAVEANFERVDMLKSWHVTLANLGYFVIGLHALAALMHHYFWKDNTLLRMMPRKRS
- a CDS encoding YdcF family protein; the protein is MQMRQFPVLSGRTLFAVNTVGQWLAQNDFSGEQPYSSDCVILAGNAVIPTIDAACRIAKAQGVPLLISGGIGHSTPFLYAAIARHPRYNIIRTTGRTEAAILADIANQFWHIPAEKIWVEDQSTNCGENARFSCALLRQAKESINTAIVVQDPTMQRRTMATFRRVTGDDIDAPRWLSFPGFIPELCHLNDGTDFVNAEEGVWTVERYLSLIAGELPRLRDDETGYGPRGKNFIIHVDIPQDVETAWHILQSDTTLCGIAGQRVLR
- the hrpA gene encoding ATP-dependent RNA helicase HrpA; translated protein: MTEQSTLTLQALQQRLDSLMLRDRQRFARRLHGVKKVKNADAQQAIYQAMAKEIEQAVGLVMLREAARPSIAYPQNLPVSQKKQDILEAIRDHQVVIVAGETGSGKTTQLPKICMELGRGIKGLIGHTQPRRLAARTVANRIAEELQTEPGGCIGYKVRFSDHVSSNTMVKLMTDGILLAEIQQDRLLMQYDTIIIDEAHERSLNIDFLLGYLKELLPRRPDLKVIITSATIDPERFSRHFNNAPIIEVSGRTYPVEVRYRPIVEEADDTERDQLQAIFDAVEELGHESAGDILIFMSGEREIRDTADALSKLNLRHTEVLPLYARLSNSEQNRVFQSHSGRRIVLATNVAETSLTVPGIKYVIDPGTARISRYSYRTKVQRLPIEPISQASANQRKGRCGRVSEGICIRLYSENDFLSRPAFTDPEILRTNLASVILQMTALGLGDIAAFPFVEAPDKRNIQDGVRLLEELGAITTSEQQTTYKLTPLGRQLSQLPVDPRLARMVLEAQKHGCVREAMIITSALSIQDPRERPMDKQQASDEKHRRFHDKESDFLAFVNLWNYLGEQQKALSSNQFRRLCRTDYLNYLRVREWQDIYTQLRQVVKELGIPVNSEPAEYREIHVALLTGLLSHIGMKDADKQEYTGARNARFSIFPGSGLFKKPPKWTMVAELVETSRLWGRTAARIEPEWVEPVAQHLIKRSYSEPHWERAQGAVMATEKVTVYGLPIVAARKVNYSQIDPALCRELFIRHALVEGDWQTRHAFFRENLKLRAEVEELEHKSRRRDILVDDDTLFEFYDQRISHDVISARHFDNWWKKVSRETPDLLNFEKSMLIKEGAEKISKLDYPNFWHQGNLKLRLSYQFEPGADADGVTVHIPLPLLNQVDESGFEWQIPGLRRELIIALIKSLPKPVRRNFVPAPNYAEAFLGRVTPLELPLLDALERELRRMTGVTVDREDWQWDQVPDHLKITFRVVNDKNKKLQEGRSLAELKNALKGKVQETLSAVADDGIEQSGLHIWSFGVLPESYEQKRGNYKVKAWPALVDERDSVAIKLFDNPLEQQQAMWCGLRRLLLLNIPSPIKYLHEKLPNKAKLGLYFNPYGKVLELIDDCISCGVDKLIDANGGPVWTEAGFATLHEKVRAGLNDTVVDIAKQVEQILTTVFNINKRLKGRVDMSMALGLSDIKAQMSGLVYRGFVTGNGFKRLGDTLRYLQAIEKRLEKMAIDPHRDRAQMLKVESVQQAWQQWINKLPPARREDDDVKAIRWMIEELRVSYFAQQLGTPYPVSDKRILQAMDQITA